The Humulus lupulus chromosome 4, drHumLupu1.1, whole genome shotgun sequence genome has a window encoding:
- the LOC133832385 gene encoding uncharacterized protein LOC133832385, which yields MKDWSKRLDDSPWACRTAFKTPTGMSPYFLVFGKACHFPVELEHRVCWAAKKLNVDLYKDGENRLMELNELDEFHNEVYENVKIYKEKMKACHDKHILRKDFTTKG from the coding sequence ATGAAGGATTGGTCAAAAAGGCTCGATGATTCTCCATGGGCTTGTAGGACAGCATTCAAAACACCCACAGGAATGTCACCTTATTTTTTGGTATTTGGGAAGGCTTGTCATTTTCCTGTGGAGCTTGAGCATCGGGTATGTTGGGCTGCTAAGAAATTGAATGTGGATTTGTACAAGGATGGAGAAAATAGGCTCATGGAGTTAAACGAATTGGATGAATTCCATAATGAGGTCTATGAGAATGTGAAGATATACAAGGAGAAGATGAAGGCATGTCATGACAAGCATATTCTTCGCAAGGACTTTACAACCAAGGGATAA